A DNA window from Acidimicrobiia bacterium contains the following coding sequences:
- a CDS encoding isochorismatase family protein, with protein MERMDGERRALVVVDVQRDFCEGGALAVAGGNDVATRVVLLAQEGDYEVVIATRDWHVDPGEHFASEGSEPDYVRSWPVHCVAGSRGAAFHPALDDVELDAVFDKGHRGPGYSGFEAIEHLTHEPFDGWLERHGVTALDVVGIATDHCVLATALDAARAGFSVRVLEGAVAGVGADTSAAAIARMRAAGVEVVPGLGDG; from the coding sequence ATGGAGCGCATGGACGGCGAACGGCGCGCGCTCGTCGTCGTCGACGTGCAGCGCGACTTCTGCGAGGGCGGCGCGCTCGCCGTCGCCGGCGGCAACGACGTCGCGACGCGCGTCGTGCTGCTCGCGCAAGAGGGCGACTACGAGGTCGTGATCGCCACCCGCGACTGGCACGTCGATCCCGGCGAGCACTTCGCGAGCGAGGGCAGCGAACCCGACTACGTGCGGAGCTGGCCGGTGCACTGCGTCGCGGGGAGCCGAGGCGCGGCGTTCCATCCCGCGCTCGACGACGTCGAGCTCGACGCCGTGTTCGACAAGGGTCACCGCGGCCCCGGCTACTCGGGGTTCGAGGCGATCGAGCACCTCACGCACGAGCCCTTCGACGGGTGGCTCGAACGCCACGGCGTCACCGCACTCGACGTCGTCGGCATCGCGACGGACCACTGCGTGCTCGCCACCGCGCTCGACGCCGCGCGAGCCGGCTTCTCGGTGCGCGTCCTCGAAGGCGCGGTCGCCGGCGTCGGTGCGGACACCAGCGCGGCGGCGATCGCGCGGATGCGCGCCGCCGGCGTGGAGGTGGTCCCGGGCCTGGGTGACGGGTGA
- a CDS encoding NUDIX hydrolase, whose amino-acid sequence MNDDEATDLGDEARFLASYDPSRYDRVAVTVDVVALTVRDGELSVLLVRRGGHPFKGRWALPGGFLDATDRTLDDAARRELQEETGLDLTADTHDLVYFAQLGSYGDVGRDPRQRTVTVAYLALVRDLPEPHAADDAADARVHPVRDLALGGDRVGVQLAFDHARVVADGVARTHALLGDRDLATRFGMR is encoded by the coding sequence GTGAACGACGACGAGGCGACGGACCTCGGCGACGAGGCACGGTTCCTCGCGTCCTACGACCCGTCGCGCTACGACCGCGTCGCGGTCACCGTCGACGTCGTCGCACTGACGGTGCGCGACGGCGAGCTGTCGGTGCTGCTCGTGCGGCGCGGCGGCCACCCCTTCAAGGGTCGTTGGGCGCTCCCCGGCGGGTTCCTCGACGCGACCGACCGCACGCTCGACGACGCCGCGCGCCGGGAGCTGCAGGAGGAGACCGGACTCGACCTCACCGCCGACACGCACGACCTCGTGTACTTCGCGCAGCTCGGCAGCTACGGCGACGTCGGTCGGGACCCGCGTCAGCGCACCGTCACGGTCGCCTACCTCGCGCTCGTGCGCGACCTCCCCGAGCCGCACGCGGCGGACGACGCGGCCGATGCGCGCGTGCATCCCGTGCGTGACCTCGCGCTCGGCGGCGACCGCGTAGGCGTGCAGCTCGCGTTCGACCACGCACGGGTCGTCGCGGACGGCGTCGCACGGACGCACGCGCTGCTCGGCGATCGCGACCTGGCCACCCGGTTCGGGATGCGCTGA
- a CDS encoding site-2 protease family protein: MKNSVRLGRIAGVEVGLHWSLLVIGALLAAGLAGGRFPSDARGYSDVAYAIAGVVTAVAFLAAVLAHEVSHAVVARREGVRVDGITLWLLGGMTRMHDEAPTPRAELWISGSGPLVSLVIGVVLAGVAGIAHAVAAPALVVAVLWWLGAINVVLAVFNVLPGAPLDGGRLLHAFLWARHGDRVRATETASRAGQVLGWILIGFGFVEFAAGTGLGGGLWLALLGWFLVAAARAEEQRAQVQEMLAGRTVSDVMTHHPVVVPAWISAREFVDHYLLGHHHSGFPVVDAQGDAVGVVTLARVRAVPPDRRASSVVGEIAWPVRDVPTARPDEPAPVLVDRIGTGAEGRLLVLDGGRVAGIVTAGDLDRLVQRRAGVWG; the protein is encoded by the coding sequence ATGAAGAACAGCGTGCGTCTGGGGCGGATCGCCGGCGTCGAGGTCGGCCTCCACTGGAGCCTCCTCGTCATCGGGGCGCTCCTCGCGGCCGGGCTCGCGGGCGGCCGGTTCCCGTCCGACGCGCGCGGCTACTCCGACGTCGCGTACGCGATCGCGGGCGTCGTCACCGCGGTCGCGTTCCTCGCCGCGGTCCTCGCGCACGAGGTGAGCCACGCGGTCGTCGCCCGGCGTGAGGGCGTACGTGTCGACGGCATCACCCTGTGGCTGCTCGGCGGGATGACGCGCATGCACGACGAAGCACCGACGCCGCGCGCGGAGCTGTGGATCTCGGGCTCCGGTCCGCTCGTCAGCCTCGTGATCGGTGTCGTGCTCGCGGGCGTGGCCGGGATCGCGCACGCGGTCGCGGCGCCTGCACTCGTCGTCGCCGTGCTGTGGTGGCTCGGTGCGATCAACGTCGTGCTCGCGGTGTTCAACGTGCTGCCCGGCGCGCCGCTCGACGGCGGCCGCCTGCTGCACGCCTTCCTGTGGGCCCGCCACGGTGACCGCGTGCGCGCGACCGAGACGGCGAGCCGTGCCGGCCAGGTGCTCGGGTGGATCCTGATCGGCTTCGGGTTCGTCGAGTTCGCCGCGGGGACGGGCCTGGGCGGCGGGCTGTGGCTCGCGCTGCTCGGCTGGTTCCTCGTCGCCGCGGCGCGCGCCGAGGAGCAGCGGGCGCAGGTGCAGGAGATGCTCGCGGGCCGCACCGTGTCGGACGTGATGACGCACCATCCCGTCGTCGTGCCCGCATGGATCAGCGCGCGGGAGTTCGTCGACCACTACCTGCTCGGCCACCACCACTCGGGCTTCCCCGTGGTCGACGCGCAGGGCGACGCGGTCGGCGTCGTGACGCTGGCGCGCGTTCGTGCCGTCCCACCTGATCGGCGCGCGAGCAGCGTCGTCGGCGAGATCGCGTGGCCGGTCCGGGACGTCCCGACCGCGCGACCCGACGAGCCCGCGCCCGTCCTCGTCGACCGCATCGGGACCGGCGCGGAGGGGCGCCTCCTCGTCCTCGACGGCGGCCGTGTCGCCGGGATCGTGACCGCCGGCGACCTCGACCGGCTCGTGCAGCGGCGCGCCGGCGTCTGGGGCTGA